The Methylomusa anaerophila genome has a segment encoding these proteins:
- a CDS encoding nitrogenase component 1: protein MDDSIVFHGPLGELYSQVKAGKIKTALQGSHTRPCKFWTAMKILSGIKNAVVITHGPGGCAYGVKQAYKLTNCRNSGAPYEPVVSTNMDETKIVYGGEKELRSAIREVDGKYQPAVIFVATSCAAGIIGDNVDAIVDKARPEIKAEIMPIHCEGFAGEYRSGFDLVFRQIVKLMDRPTPERQRQLARSVNIVGSKLGPERTEVDTDVKELVRLIEGMGARIHSIIAGNCTLEEIKQAASVAVNCTLCLDIGYAIGTEMRDAFGTPLNSTILPYGIAATEKWLRGAAVHLGMEREAELLIQREYAAIKAELDEARRHLEGKRAIVEGHDAVKALSIAHMLESDFKMRPVIFNFHPWSTEARQTSIDYLLETGLDPEVLITKGTLKFGKYESMQQTERELLEYLGGVDPASTVYFGSSLSFPPVPLVDLNAILNRPRFGYRGALKVAKCIKTALDYAARPRSWLTKQIVFPPNSGGLSSAQSLTSKLAQNLPDCTVYAQRRKGRCMMN, encoded by the coding sequence ATGGATGACAGTATTGTTTTTCACGGGCCTTTGGGAGAACTTTACAGCCAGGTGAAGGCCGGCAAGATAAAAACCGCCTTGCAAGGCAGCCACACCCGGCCCTGCAAGTTCTGGACGGCAATGAAAATATTAAGCGGGATCAAAAATGCTGTTGTCATAACTCACGGGCCAGGCGGTTGCGCTTACGGCGTCAAACAGGCCTACAAACTGACCAACTGCCGCAACAGCGGCGCGCCTTACGAGCCGGTAGTCAGCACCAATATGGATGAAACCAAAATTGTCTATGGCGGTGAAAAAGAATTGCGGAGCGCCATCCGGGAAGTGGATGGCAAATACCAGCCAGCGGTAATTTTTGTGGCCACCAGCTGCGCCGCCGGCATTATCGGCGATAATGTGGACGCCATTGTCGATAAGGCCCGCCCGGAAATTAAGGCGGAAATTATGCCCATCCACTGCGAAGGCTTTGCCGGTGAATACCGCAGCGGCTTTGACCTGGTATTCCGCCAAATCGTCAAGCTGATGGACCGGCCGACACCGGAGCGCCAGCGGCAATTGGCCCGTTCGGTCAATATCGTCGGCAGCAAACTGGGCCCGGAACGCACAGAAGTTGATACCGATGTAAAAGAGCTGGTCCGCCTGATTGAAGGAATGGGCGCGCGGATTCATAGCATTATCGCCGGCAATTGCACCCTGGAAGAAATCAAACAGGCGGCCAGTGTGGCCGTTAACTGCACTCTTTGCCTGGATATCGGCTACGCCATCGGCACGGAAATGAGGGATGCTTTCGGCACGCCTCTTAATTCCACCATTCTTCCCTATGGGATTGCCGCCACGGAAAAATGGCTGCGGGGAGCAGCCGTCCATTTGGGCATGGAGCGGGAGGCCGAACTTTTGATCCAACGGGAATATGCCGCTATCAAGGCTGAATTGGATGAAGCCAGGCGGCACCTGGAAGGTAAACGGGCAATTGTCGAAGGCCACGACGCAGTCAAAGCCTTATCCATCGCCCATATGTTGGAAAGCGACTTTAAGATGCGACCGGTTATTTTCAATTTCCACCCTTGGAGCACCGAAGCCCGCCAGACCAGCATCGACTATTTGCTGGAAACAGGACTTGACCCGGAAGTTTTAATCACTAAGGGAACGCTCAAGTTCGGCAAGTATGAATCCATGCAGCAGACTGAAAGGGAACTGCTGGAATATTTGGGGGGCGTTGATCCGGCCTCAACCGTTTATTTCGGTTCATCCCTCAGTTTTCCGCCGGTGCCCCTTGTGGATTTGAACGCCATTCTCAACCGGCCGCGGTTTGGCTATCGCGGCGCATTGAAAGTGGCAAAATGCATTAAGACTGCTCTTGATTATGCGGCGCGGCCTCGCAGTTGGCTGACCAAACAGATTGTCTTTCCCCCAAACAGCGGCGGGCTGTCTTCCGCTCAATCCCTGACCAGCAAGCTGGCCCAGAATTTACCGGACTGCACGGTTTATGCCCAGAGGAGGAAAGGCCGATGTATGATGAACTGA
- a CDS encoding nitrogenase component 1 — protein sequence MSCSVSKKNRTGIINPMYNCQPCGAQYAGIGVKDCIPLVHGGQGCSMFVRLLFAQHFKENFDIASSSVHEDAAVFGAVKRVEEAVETLIQRYPDLRIIPIITTCSTETIGDDIEGVIRKIKRHLQSNHPDRPIELIPVHTPSYNGSHVTGYDAAIKALVSNLAKKGEPNGKLNVITGWVNPGDVTEIKHILSEIGVEGNILIDIEDFDSPTLPDKAVTISGGTTIEDIAGAANAIGTVALSRYEGGSAAAYLKDKFGVPAIIADTPIGIKNTDVLLKNIAQLTGKPIPESLVKERGKAIDALADLAHMFFADKKVAIYGNPDLVFGLAQFCLEVELQPVLLLIGDENAAYERDPRLALLRDEVDFDMEIVFNADLWELERRLRDKEIELDLIMGHSKGRYVAIDYGIPMVRVGFPTFDRAGLYRQPVIGYNGAIWLGETIANTMFASMEHKHDREWILNVW from the coding sequence ATGTCCTGTTCAGTTAGCAAGAAAAATCGGACCGGCATCATCAACCCCATGTACAACTGCCAGCCGTGCGGGGCGCAATATGCCGGCATCGGCGTGAAAGACTGCATACCTTTAGTACACGGCGGGCAAGGTTGCAGCATGTTTGTCCGGTTGCTGTTCGCCCAGCATTTTAAGGAAAATTTTGATATTGCTTCATCGTCGGTCCACGAGGACGCAGCCGTTTTCGGCGCGGTGAAGCGGGTTGAGGAAGCGGTTGAAACGTTGATTCAGCGTTATCCGGATTTGCGGATTATTCCGATTATAACCACTTGTTCCACCGAAACCATCGGCGATGATATTGAAGGCGTAATCCGCAAAATTAAGCGCCATTTGCAAAGCAACCATCCCGACCGCCCAATCGAACTGATCCCGGTCCATACTCCCAGCTACAACGGCAGCCATGTAACCGGCTATGACGCGGCAATTAAGGCGCTGGTGAGCAACTTGGCCAAAAAAGGCGAGCCTAACGGCAAACTTAATGTGATTACCGGCTGGGTAAATCCCGGCGATGTAACCGAAATCAAGCATATTCTCTCGGAAATAGGCGTCGAAGGCAATATATTGATTGACATTGAAGATTTTGACTCACCCACTTTGCCCGATAAAGCAGTGACAATCAGCGGCGGCACCACAATCGAAGATATCGCCGGCGCCGCCAATGCTATTGGCACCGTCGCTTTATCCCGCTATGAAGGCGGCAGTGCGGCTGCGTATTTGAAAGATAAATTCGGCGTACCGGCTATTATCGCCGACACGCCGATCGGTATAAAAAATACCGACGTATTGCTGAAAAATATCGCCCAACTGACTGGCAAGCCAATACCGGAATCCTTGGTCAAAGAACGGGGCAAGGCGATTGACGCTCTGGCTGACCTGGCGCATATGTTTTTTGCCGACAAAAAGGTGGCGATATACGGCAATCCTGATTTGGTATTCGGACTGGCCCAGTTTTGTCTGGAAGTTGAACTGCAACCGGTTTTGCTGCTGATTGGGGATGAAAACGCCGCCTATGAGCGCGACCCGCGCCTTGCCTTGTTGCGGGACGAAGTTGATTTTGACATGGAAATAGTTTTTAACGCCGATTTATGGGAACTTGAGCGGCGGCTCAGGGACAAGGAAATCGAGCTTGACTTAATCATGGGTCATTCCAAAGGACGCTATGTGGCCATTGACTATGGCATTCCCATGGTGCGGGTCGGTTTTCCGACCTTTGACCGCGCCGGTTTGTACCGCCAGCCGGTGATTGGTTATAACGGCGCCATCTGGCTGGGTGAAACCATTGCCAACACGATGTTTGCCTCAATGGAACACAAGCATGACCGGGAATGGATTTTAAATGTTTGGTAG
- the vnfG gene encoding V-containing nitrogenase subunit delta, producing the protein MIDKIEALTAYVQERCLWQFYSRAWDREENINGVLGTVEVLLSGETPVLDTAQEKCFYADAKILAAELKTKFSWLGNMEKSEIEPLIAGVKQRIREIAIEKSTNCELHVPNY; encoded by the coding sequence ATGATCGACAAAATTGAAGCCCTGACCGCATATGTGCAGGAACGGTGTTTATGGCAATTTTACTCCCGCGCCTGGGACCGGGAAGAGAATATTAACGGTGTTTTAGGCACGGTGGAAGTCCTGCTGTCCGGAGAAACGCCGGTCCTTGATACGGCGCAGGAAAAATGTTTTTACGCCGATGCCAAGATTTTGGCCGCAGAATTAAAAACCAAATTTTCCTGGCTGGGAAATATGGAGAAATCAGAAATTGAACCGCTGATCGCGGGGGTCAAACAACGCATCCGGGAAATTGCCATAGAAAAATCAACCAACTGCGAGCTGCATGTTCCTAATTATTAA
- the vnfD gene encoding nitrogenase vanadium-iron protein, alpha chain has translation MPLKLFKCDETIPERERHCYIKAPGEDTTHYLPISNVPTIPGSLSERGCSYCGAKLVIGGVIKDCIQMIHGPVGCAYDTWHTKRYPSDNDNFQLKYVWSTNLKEKHIVFGGEKQLKQSIIEAFAEMPHIKRMFIYTTCATALIGDDPKAVAKAVEKELGDVDIFVVECPGFAGVSQSKGHHVLNIGWINEKVGTLEPEIKSPYTINFIGDYNIQGDTYVLEKYLHKMDIQVIAHFTGNATYDELRAMHRAQLNVVNCARSAGYIANELKKQYGIPRLDIDSWGFDYMAEGLRKIGAFFGLEDKAEEIIAEETAKWKPKLDWYKERLRGKKMCIWTGGPRLWHWTKAVEDDLGVQVVAMSSKFGHQEDFEKVIARGQVGTVYIDDGNELEFFEVIEMLKPDIIFTGPRVGDLVKKLHIPYINGHAYHNGPYMGFEGFVNMARDMYNAMNSPLMKLAPIDIREV, from the coding sequence ATGCCGTTAAAGTTGTTTAAATGTGATGAAACAATTCCCGAACGGGAACGCCACTGCTATATAAAAGCGCCGGGTGAAGATACGACGCATTATTTACCAATCTCTAACGTCCCGACTATTCCAGGTTCCCTGTCGGAGCGGGGCTGCAGCTATTGCGGTGCCAAGCTGGTTATAGGCGGCGTTATCAAAGACTGTATTCAAATGATTCATGGGCCGGTCGGCTGCGCCTATGATACCTGGCATACCAAACGTTATCCCAGTGATAATGACAATTTTCAATTAAAATACGTATGGTCAACCAATCTTAAGGAAAAGCACATAGTATTCGGCGGCGAAAAACAGCTCAAGCAAAGCATCATCGAAGCTTTCGCAGAAATGCCGCATATCAAAAGAATGTTTATTTATACGACTTGCGCCACCGCGCTCATCGGCGACGATCCCAAAGCCGTGGCGAAGGCGGTGGAGAAAGAATTAGGCGACGTGGACATTTTTGTGGTTGAGTGCCCGGGCTTTGCCGGCGTCAGCCAGTCCAAAGGCCATCACGTGCTCAACATCGGCTGGATCAATGAAAAAGTCGGCACGCTGGAACCGGAAATCAAAAGTCCCTACACGATAAACTTTATCGGTGATTATAACATTCAAGGCGATACGTATGTACTGGAAAAATATTTGCATAAAATGGACATTCAGGTTATCGCCCACTTCACAGGCAACGCCACTTATGACGAACTGCGGGCCATGCATAGGGCGCAGTTGAATGTGGTTAACTGTGCCCGGTCGGCCGGTTATATCGCCAATGAGTTAAAGAAGCAGTACGGTATTCCGCGGCTGGACATAGATAGCTGGGGATTCGATTATATGGCGGAAGGATTGCGCAAAATCGGCGCGTTTTTCGGGTTGGAAGACAAAGCGGAAGAAATAATAGCGGAAGAAACGGCTAAATGGAAGCCAAAGCTCGACTGGTACAAAGAGCGGCTGCGCGGCAAAAAAATGTGCATATGGACCGGCGGTCCGCGCCTGTGGCACTGGACGAAAGCGGTAGAAGACGACTTAGGCGTGCAGGTTGTGGCCATGTCTTCGAAGTTCGGTCACCAGGAAGATTTTGAAAAGGTAATAGCCCGCGGCCAAGTTGGGACCGTTTATATCGACGACGGCAACGAACTGGAATTCTTTGAAGTGATCGAAATGCTGAAACCCGATATTATATTTACCGGACCGCGCGTTGGTGATCTGGTAAAAAAATTGCACATTCCGTATATTAACGGTCATGCTTATCATAACGGCCCGTACATGGGATTTGAAGGGTTTGTGAACATGGCCCGCGATATGTACAACGCCATGAATTCTCCGTTAATGAAACTGGCGCCAATTGATATCAGGGAGGTGTGA
- a CDS encoding P-II family nitrogen regulator produces MKEIVAIIRSNKVNVTKAALDSIGYPGMTGFAVLGRGKQRGIAGECGFSIASEVLAKAQTAGMKFIPKRLLIVVVADEDVDRVVSAIVSVNQTNQIGDGRIFVCPVEEAVRVRTGETGDKAIL; encoded by the coding sequence ATGAAAGAAATAGTTGCGATAATCAGGTCCAACAAGGTTAATGTTACCAAGGCGGCGCTGGATAGCATCGGCTATCCGGGGATGACCGGATTCGCGGTGTTGGGCCGGGGCAAACAGCGGGGAATCGCCGGCGAGTGCGGCTTCAGCATAGCCAGCGAAGTGCTTGCCAAGGCCCAAACGGCCGGGATGAAATTTATTCCCAAGCGGTTGCTTATCGTGGTGGTAGCCGACGAAGACGTCGACCGGGTTGTCAGCGCGATTGTTAGCGTGAATCAGACCAATCAGATTGGTGACGGCCGAATTTTTGTATGCCCCGTGGAAGAGGCTGTCCGTGTGCGGACTGGAGAAACAGGCGATAAGGCCATTTTGTAG
- a CDS encoding P-II family nitrogen regulator — MKMIRAMIRPEKADDVTDGLEEAGFGALTKMNVVGRGKQKGITFGNSHYDEIPKVMILIVVKDDDVEEAVNVITKKAYTGNFGDGKIFVSAVEKAVTVRTNLEGL, encoded by the coding sequence ATGAAAATGATTCGGGCAATGATTCGACCGGAAAAAGCCGATGATGTCACGGACGGTCTGGAAGAGGCGGGTTTTGGCGCTTTAACCAAAATGAATGTTGTCGGCCGGGGCAAGCAAAAAGGCATTACCTTTGGCAACTCCCATTATGATGAAATTCCCAAAGTAATGATCCTGATAGTCGTCAAAGATGACGATGTGGAAGAAGCAGTAAATGTTATTACCAAAAAAGCGTATACCGGCAATTTTGGCGACGGCAAAATATTTGTTTCAGCGGTGGAAAAAGCCGTAACCGTCAGGACCAATCTGGAGGGATTGTAA
- the nifH gene encoding nitrogenase iron protein → MRKIAFYGKGGIGKSTTQQNTATAMAHFYNKKVFIHGCDPKADSTRLVLGGKPQETLMDIMREEGEDAISLEKVVKTGFGKIRCVESGGPEPGVGCAGRGVITAINLMEVLGAYTEDLDFVYYDVLGDVVCGGFAMPIREGKAEEVYIVASGEMMAIYAANNIARGMLKYADQSGVRLGGIICNSRNVDKELELMQEFCEALGTQMIYFVPRDNIVQKAEFNKKSVIEYDPNCNQAKEYANLAAKIIDNDKLVIPTPLSMDELELMVVKYGLVD, encoded by the coding sequence ATGAGAAAAATTGCGTTTTATGGTAAAGGCGGCATTGGTAAATCTACTACCCAGCAGAATACGGCAACAGCTATGGCTCACTTTTATAATAAAAAGGTGTTTATTCACGGGTGCGACCCCAAAGCTGATTCCACCCGTCTGGTGCTGGGGGGAAAACCGCAGGAGACTTTAATGGACATCATGCGGGAAGAAGGCGAAGACGCTATCTCCCTTGAGAAAGTTGTGAAAACCGGGTTCGGCAAGATTCGCTGTGTGGAGTCCGGCGGGCCGGAACCGGGTGTCGGTTGCGCAGGCCGGGGCGTTATCACCGCCATCAATTTGATGGAAGTATTGGGCGCTTATACGGAGGACCTTGACTTTGTTTATTATGACGTATTAGGCGACGTTGTTTGCGGCGGCTTCGCCATGCCGATCCGGGAGGGCAAAGCCGAAGAGGTTTATATTGTTGCCTCCGGTGAAATGATGGCAATCTATGCCGCCAACAATATTGCCCGCGGCATGCTCAAATATGCCGACCAAAGCGGTGTGCGGCTGGGCGGAATTATTTGCAACAGCCGCAATGTGGATAAGGAACTGGAATTAATGCAAGAGTTTTGCGAAGCATTGGGCACGCAGATGATATATTTTGTGCCGCGCGACAACATTGTGCAGAAAGCGGAGTTCAATAAAAAATCCGTTATCGAATACGACCCGAACTGCAACCAGGCTAAGGAGTACGCAAACCTGGCCGCCAAAATTATTGATAACGACAAGCTGGTCATTCCCACGCCCTTAAGCATGGATGAACTGGAATTGATGGTTGTTAAATACGGGCTTGTGGATTAA
- the fdhD gene encoding formate dehydrogenase accessory sulfurtransferase FdhD: protein MDIPRGTALHQVIKLNGTEAAAVEEPVVEEVPLTVFLNGKELITMLAAEGEENYLVTGFLASEGIIEKAGDIKSLELDSLQGIVKVETVAGETISEKLFLKRYLTACCGKGRSTFYFANDVLTARTVNSSLQLTPASIVAYSRLLEQQSDVFRLTGGVHGGALAADGKLICFSADIGRHNVFDKIYGRCLLEGISTHDKIIVFTGRVSSEIILKVSKMNIAVIIARSAPTGLALDMAEELGITVIGFARGERCNIYTHSERILLA from the coding sequence ATGGACATACCGCGGGGAACAGCGCTGCATCAGGTCATAAAGCTTAACGGAACTGAAGCTGCGGCAGTGGAGGAGCCGGTAGTTGAGGAAGTTCCGCTTACCGTGTTTTTAAACGGCAAGGAATTAATCACTATGCTGGCTGCCGAAGGGGAAGAGAACTATCTGGTTACGGGTTTTTTGGCGTCGGAAGGCATTATCGAAAAGGCCGGCGATATAAAGTCCCTGGAACTTGATTCCTTGCAGGGGATAGTTAAGGTGGAAACAGTCGCCGGCGAGACAATATCCGAGAAGCTATTTTTGAAACGGTACTTAACTGCCTGTTGCGGTAAGGGCCGCAGTACTTTTTACTTTGCCAATGACGTGCTGACTGCGCGAACGGTTAACAGCAGTTTACAGTTGACTCCTGCAAGTATAGTAGCATACTCCCGGCTGCTGGAACAGCAATCGGATGTATTTCGGCTTACCGGTGGAGTTCACGGCGGGGCATTAGCGGCAGATGGAAAGTTAATTTGCTTTAGCGCCGATATTGGCCGGCATAATGTTTTTGATAAAATTTACGGTCGTTGTTTGCTTGAAGGTATTTCCACCCATGACAAGATTATCGTTTTTACGGGTAGGGTATCTTCGGAAATTATCCTAAAAGTCAGCAAGATGAATATTGCCGTTATTATCGCCCGCTCCGCCCCCACCGGACTGGCTTTGGATATGGCCGAAGAACTGGGGATAACTGTTATCGGTTTTGCCCGTGGTGAACGATGCAATATTTATACTCATTCCGAACGGATATTGCTGGCGTAA
- a CDS encoding aminotransferase class IV has protein sequence MKMIYVNGRLVDETEAVLSALDHGFLYGHGLFETMRAYNGKVFCLDAHLERLEYGMRILGWTEIPGRRDLSEAVYGTLAANGLKEASVRLTLSRGIGAPRPDAATCGSPTVVVFAGPVAARASTVEEGWKVVTVSLRRNLSSPLCKIKSANYLDNMLARSEARQQGAQEGIMLNTDGYLAEGTMSNIFLVSSGKLITPDAGSGILPGITRDVVIKLARRLSITTEERAVLPVEMDKADEIFLTSSIMEIIPVICCNQHSLIKGNITALLAKAYQEHVLSVSCGER, from the coding sequence ATGAAAATGATTTATGTGAATGGTAGATTGGTTGATGAGACTGAAGCGGTGTTGTCTGCTTTGGATCACGGTTTTTTGTACGGGCATGGTTTGTTTGAGACCATGCGGGCTTATAATGGGAAAGTATTTTGTCTGGATGCTCATTTGGAGCGTTTGGAGTATGGGATGCGCATACTGGGGTGGACGGAAATTCCCGGACGGCGGGATTTAAGTGAAGCCGTTTATGGTACATTGGCGGCGAATGGCTTAAAAGAAGCTTCCGTTAGACTTACTCTGTCACGGGGTATTGGGGCGCCGCGGCCTGATGCTGCTACCTGCGGCAGTCCAACGGTGGTGGTGTTCGCCGGACCGGTTGCGGCGCGGGCGTCGACTGTGGAGGAAGGATGGAAGGTGGTTACCGTCAGTCTGCGGCGTAATTTAAGTTCTCCGTTATGTAAAATCAAGTCCGCCAACTATTTGGACAATATGCTGGCCAGATCGGAAGCCAGACAGCAGGGAGCGCAAGAAGGTATAATGCTGAATACAGATGGGTATTTGGCGGAAGGTACTATGAGCAATATTTTTTTGGTTTCGTCAGGAAAACTGATTACGCCCGATGCCGGGAGCGGAATACTGCCGGGAATAACAAGGGATGTGGTAATTAAACTGGCGCGCCGGCTGTCTATCACAACGGAAGAACGAGCGGTTTTGCCGGTAGAGATGGATAAAGCCGACGAGATTTTTCTCACCAGCTCTATCATGGAAATTATTCCGGTTATCTGTTGTAATCAGCATTCTTTAATAAAAGGGAATATTACCGCTTTATTGGCTAAAGCTTATCAGGAGCATGTACTTAGCGTGTCCTGTGGTGAGAGGTGA
- the pabB gene encoding aminodeoxychorismate synthase component I — MKPSPIIHEINVSQPPATIFAQFANEPYSVFLDSGMDLNGMGRYSFIARDPFLVFSSKERTIHIKTRDGSRSFAGNPFSEIKQLLAAYRTEKIPGLPPFTGGVIGYFGYDMGYLLETIPEFSGDDLGNPDCVLGFYDTVLIFDHHTGKAYIAANGFPAKEENARKLRAKQRIKELAELATAAKPLPEPAPPIPDGDYTAVFTKEVYCDIIRRTIDYIAAGDIFQANITQRFSAKLTVPPYDLYRYLRHINPAPFASYLNFVDVVVASASPERYLLVQDGMVETRPIKGTRPRGADPESDRQLRAELLASEKDRAELVMIIDLERNDLGRVCEYGSVKVPDLIRLEAYPTVFHLVSTVVGKLRPDKDVIDLIVGSFPGGSITGAPKVRAMEIIDELEPVRRSIYTGSIGYIDFNGDADLNIVIRTFVIKNGQAYFQAGGGIVADSVPELEYQESLDKARALIRALGY, encoded by the coding sequence ATGAAGCCGAGTCCCATCATTCATGAAATCAACGTTTCTCAGCCGCCGGCAACTATTTTTGCTCAATTTGCGAACGAGCCGTATAGTGTCTTTTTAGACAGCGGCATGGATCTAAACGGCATGGGCCGTTATTCTTTTATCGCCCGCGATCCTTTTTTGGTCTTTTCCAGTAAAGAAAGAACAATACATATCAAGACCCGGGACGGCAGCCGTTCCTTTGCGGGCAATCCATTTTCTGAAATAAAGCAGCTGCTGGCTGCTTACCGGACGGAAAAAATTCCGGGACTTCCTCCGTTTACGGGAGGAGTTATCGGTTATTTTGGCTATGACATGGGGTATCTGCTGGAAACTATCCCGGAATTTAGCGGCGATGATCTTGGCAACCCCGACTGTGTACTCGGGTTCTATGATACTGTCTTGATTTTCGATCACCATACCGGCAAGGCGTACATAGCTGCTAACGGTTTTCCCGCCAAGGAGGAAAATGCGCGCAAGCTAAGGGCAAAGCAGCGCATCAAAGAGCTAGCCGAGCTGGCAACGGCGGCAAAACCGCTGCCTGAGCCGGCGCCGCCAATTCCTGACGGCGATTATACGGCTGTCTTTACGAAGGAAGTATATTGCGATATTATCCGGAGAACCATCGACTATATTGCTGCCGGTGATATTTTCCAAGCCAACATTACGCAGCGGTTTTCAGCCAAGTTAACAGTACCCCCTTATGATTTATACCGTTATCTCCGACATATTAATCCGGCGCCGTTTGCATCCTATTTGAATTTTGTCGATGTAGTTGTGGCCAGCGCTTCGCCTGAGCGGTACCTGCTGGTTCAAGACGGCATGGTGGAGACGCGCCCCATCAAGGGTACCCGGCCAAGGGGGGCCGATCCCGAGTCTGACCGGCAGCTTAGGGCGGAGCTTTTGGCCAGTGAAAAAGACAGGGCCGAGCTCGTCATGATCATTGATCTTGAGCGCAATGACCTGGGCCGGGTTTGTGAGTATGGCAGCGTAAAGGTTCCGGATCTTATCAGGCTGGAAGCCTACCCGACGGTTTTTCATTTAGTTTCCACTGTTGTCGGCAAGCTGCGCCCGGATAAGGATGTTATTGACCTGATAGTAGGATCTTTTCCCGGCGGATCAATAACCGGGGCGCCGAAAGTCAGGGCCATGGAAATCATTGACGAGCTTGAACCGGTGCGGCGCAGCATCTATACCGGTTCAATCGGCTATATTGATTTTAACGGTGATGCCGACCTTAATATTGTAATCCGGACATTTGTCATTAAAAACGGTCAAGCCTATTTCCAGGCCGGCGGCGGCATCGTCGCCGACTCCGTGCCGGAACTGGAATATCAGGAATCGCTTGATAAGGCACGGGCCCTGATACGCGCACTAGGGTATTAG
- a CDS encoding anthranilate synthase component II yields the protein MIVMIDNYDSFVYNLVQYLGDMGEDVRVFRNNKITLAEIEELNPDHIILSPGPCTPNEAGISLALIQHCQGRVPILGVCLGHQSIGQAFGGDVIRAPRLMHGKTSQIYHDGRGVFKGLKSPLTATRYHSLIIKRETLPACLEITAETDKGEIMGVRHKEYPLEGVQFHPESILTEEGYAMLRNFLIMSIHLK from the coding sequence ATGATTGTAATGATCGATAACTACGATTCGTTTGTGTATAATCTCGTCCAATACCTCGGCGATATGGGAGAGGATGTGCGGGTATTCCGCAACAACAAAATTACCCTCGCCGAGATCGAAGAACTGAACCCTGATCATATTATTCTTTCTCCCGGGCCATGTACACCCAATGAAGCAGGTATCAGCCTTGCGCTAATTCAGCATTGCCAGGGGCGAGTGCCCATATTGGGGGTCTGTCTGGGGCATCAATCCATTGGACAGGCTTTCGGCGGCGATGTGATCCGTGCGCCACGGCTGATGCATGGCAAGACATCTCAGATATATCATGATGGCCGGGGCGTATTCAAGGGACTAAAAAGCCCGCTTACCGCCACCCGGTATCATTCGCTGATTATTAAGCGGGAAACCTTGCCGGCGTGTCTGGAAATCACAGCTGAAACCGATAAAGGAGAAATCATGGGCGTGCGCCACAAAGAATACCCGCTTGAGGGGGTTCAATTTCACCCTGAATCCATTCTTACCGAAGAAGGCTATGCCATGCTGCGCAATTTTTTGATAATGTCTATTCACCTTAAGTAG
- a CDS encoding RpnC/YadD family protein, translated as MTAGQGTPPVHQAAVFFFPEHENKMHGFQTETVHYQYQVVRLWEMSRADVIEQGLVGFYPLMPMMKGDTPPATVMQEALSHIVADVQDGALQQDLIAVLGIFGGEVYGPEVVRQFIRGEMLMQSEVYKEWIAEDIRKAEVALLRENILDVLTERFPVVRQPLRDKINAVGDVWVLKALHKWSVKASTLDEFEDHLNKIITA; from the coding sequence ATGACCGCCGGCCAAGGTACGCCGCCGGTACATCAGGCAGCGGTGTTCTTTTTTCCGGAGCATGAGAATAAGATGCACGGATTCCAGACGGAGACGGTACACTATCAATATCAGGTAGTTCGCCTGTGGGAAATGTCGCGGGCTGATGTGATCGAGCAGGGTTTGGTGGGATTTTATCCGCTGATGCCGATGATGAAGGGCGACACGCCGCCGGCAACGGTGATGCAAGAGGCGCTTAGTCACATCGTCGCCGATGTGCAGGATGGTGCCTTGCAGCAGGATTTGATTGCGGTACTTGGGATTTTTGGCGGGGAAGTATATGGGCCGGAGGTTGTCCGGCAGTTTATAAGGGGGGAGATGCTAATGCAGTCGGAGGTTTATAAAGAGTGGATTGCCGAGGATATTCGAAAGGCTGAGGTGGCGTTGCTGCGGGAAAATATTTTGGATGTACTGACGGAACGGTTTCCTGTGGTCCGGCAGCCGCTACGGGATAAGATCAATGCGGTAGGGGATGTGTGGGTTTTGAAAGCCTTGCATAAATGGAGTGTCAAGGCCAGCACTCTGGATGAGTTTGAGGACCACCTAAACAAGATAATCACTGCATGA